From the Candidatus Omnitrophota bacterium genome, one window contains:
- the scpB gene encoding SMC-Scp complex subunit ScpB produces the protein METAELKKTIEALLFVSGKGISKKKIAEITETPQEKISETVNALKQEWNSNHGVFIEEIGGGYQISTRPEYSPAILKLYPWKGVMRLSTSAAEVLSIVLYKQPVTTAEINDIRGVDSSGVIATLLKNNLIKYSGRKEGPGNPRLIRINEPFYHIFGIRDVSDIPSWQELGGAEEETESDGEALGDEITEEAETNGVSDVREDGEEKEI, from the coding sequence ATGGAAACAGCTGAACTTAAAAAAACGATAGAAGCCTTACTCTTTGTGAGCGGCAAAGGCATTTCTAAAAAAAAGATCGCCGAGATCACGGAAACGCCGCAGGAGAAGATAAGCGAAACGGTCAACGCTCTGAAACAGGAATGGAACAGCAATCACGGCGTGTTTATAGAGGAAATAGGCGGGGGTTACCAGATATCAACCCGGCCTGAATACTCCCCCGCCATCCTGAAACTTTATCCGTGGAAAGGCGTCATGAGGCTGTCGACCTCCGCCGCCGAGGTGCTGTCAATAGTGCTTTACAAGCAGCCCGTGACAACAGCCGAAATAAACGACATACGGGGGGTGGATTCCAGCGGTGTAATAGCGACACTCCTGAAAAACAATCTTATAAAATACAGCGGCCGCAAAGAGGGGCCCGGCAATCCGCGCCTGATAAGGATCAACGAGCCCTTCTACCACATTTTCGGCATAAGGGATGTGTCAGATATCCCGTCATGGCAGGAACTCGGAGGCGCCGAGGAAGAAACGGAAAGCGACGGGGAAGCGCTCGGCGACGAAATCACCGAAGAAGCGGAAACAAACGGTGTAAGTGATGTCCGCGAAGACGGAGAAGAAAAAGAAATATGA
- a CDS encoding site-2 protease family protein, giving the protein MPLKMRFSGAFQYICRGWWSRLGQIAIMRAMLELLFLPILFFSVIVHEVAHGYAALRLGDETALYSGRLTLNPIPHIDPVGTIILPLFLFITNAGFLIGWAKPVPVNPYNFVNPRQDFAKVGAAGPLANIALALISAMLLTIINLAGLMTSFELIAGLLQYSVFINILLAVFNLIPIPPLDGSRILAAVLPYDKAYKYERMMRFGPFLTLIVLWMFWPVIFTIVRTIAGTILSVALSI; this is encoded by the coding sequence ATGCCCCTGAAAATGCGCTTTTCAGGGGCATTCCAGTATATCTGCCGCGGATGGTGGTCAAGGCTTGGTCAAATTGCTATAATGCGGGCTATGTTAGAGCTGTTATTTTTGCCTATTTTGTTTTTCTCGGTCATAGTGCACGAGGTCGCGCACGGGTATGCCGCGCTGCGCCTGGGCGACGAGACCGCCCTTTATTCGGGACGGCTGACACTCAACCCCATCCCGCACATCGACCCTGTGGGAACAATAATTTTGCCGCTGTTTCTGTTCATAACCAACGCGGGCTTTTTAATAGGGTGGGCGAAACCCGTACCTGTCAATCCTTATAATTTTGTAAACCCCAGACAGGATTTCGCTAAAGTCGGCGCCGCCGGCCCCCTGGCTAATATAGCGCTCGCCCTGATCTCGGCGATGCTGCTGACAATTATCAATCTGGCCGGACTCATGACGAGCTTCGAGCTGATCGCGGGGCTTCTTCAATACTCTGTTTTCATAAACATACTGCTGGCTGTTTTCAACCTCATACCCATACCGCCGCTGGACGGATCCCGTATCCTCGCGGCCGTACTGCCTTACGACAAAGCCTATAAATACGAGCGGATGATGCGTTTCGGGCCTTTTCTGACGCTGATTGTCCTATGGATGTTCTGGCCTGTCATTTTTACGATCGTCAGAACTATAGCGGGGACTATCCTCTCTGTGGCCTTGTCCATATAA
- the trpS gene encoding tryptophan--tRNA ligase, whose protein sequence is MKKKRILSGMRPTGAMHLGHFFGALGNWVKMQDEYETFYMVADWHAMTTLYDKTSDMAGIRSSADDMVADWLACGIDTSKSCIFRQSDVPAHSELFLILSMVTPLGWLQRCPTYKEQLKEIKNHDIGTFGFLGYPVLQASDILLYRAHCVPVGEDQLPHLEITREIARRFNHLYPGPDKVFPEPKALLTESPRLLGTDGRKMSKSYGNAVNLSDDEKTTAKKISLMITDPERIHKDDAGHPEVCSVFSYWKAIPGEKNKEISSDCKNASIGCVACKKLLAEEINLLLLPVREARKKISPEEVHSALESGSEKARAEAAETMAIVRDSIKI, encoded by the coding sequence ATGAAAAAAAAGAGAATATTATCCGGCATGCGGCCCACGGGCGCCATGCACCTGGGGCATTTCTTCGGCGCTCTGGGTAACTGGGTCAAAATGCAGGATGAGTATGAGACCTTTTACATGGTCGCCGACTGGCACGCCATGACCACCCTTTATGACAAAACTTCCGACATGGCAGGGATACGCTCTTCCGCGGATGATATGGTCGCCGATTGGCTCGCCTGCGGAATAGACACATCCAAAAGCTGTATTTTCCGCCAGTCGGATGTGCCCGCGCACAGCGAACTCTTTCTCATACTTTCAATGGTCACGCCCCTGGGATGGCTCCAGCGCTGCCCCACCTACAAAGAACAGCTGAAAGAAATAAAGAACCACGACATCGGCACCTTCGGCTTTCTCGGCTATCCGGTACTCCAGGCCTCGGACATCCTCCTCTACCGGGCGCACTGCGTGCCGGTTGGAGAAGACCAGCTGCCCCATCTTGAGATAACGCGTGAAATAGCGCGGCGTTTCAATCACCTCTATCCGGGCCCCGACAAAGTCTTTCCCGAACCCAAAGCGCTGCTGACAGAATCGCCGAGGCTGCTCGGAACGGACGGAAGAAAGATGTCAAAGAGTTACGGCAACGCCGTCAATCTCAGCGATGATGAAAAAACAACGGCAAAAAAGATCTCGCTGATGATCACCGACCCCGAAAGGATACACAAGGACGATGCCGGCCACCCCGAGGTCTGCAGCGTATTCTCTTACTGGAAGGCGATCCCCGGCGAAAAAAACAAAGAAATATCATCGGACTGCAAAAACGCGTCAATCGGATGCGTGGCATGCAAAAAGCTCCTTGCGGAAGAGATAAACCTGCTGCTTTTGCCCGTCAGGGAGGCTCGTAAAAAAATAAGCCCCGAAGAAGTGCATAGCGCGCTGGAGTCCGGCTCGGAAAAGGCAAGAGCCGAAGCGGCGGAAACAATGGCGATAGTCAGGGACAGTATCAAAATATGA